From one Microbacterium aurum genomic stretch:
- a CDS encoding amidase family protein, producing MIYDDGPFDLVEAPTLDMQAAMNAGVTTSVKITQAYIDRIAAYDRTVAPGGTRPLNSIITVSDVALTAAAAADAERAEHGMTSLLLGVPIALKDNYDTADMVTTGGCGCWNDNQTSTDAFMVKGLRDAGAVILAKASLDEFAYGFVSEFSSFQQPGSTLLVASPYDTSKTAGGSSGGTGAAIAANLAGIGFGTDTGGSIRVPSAYNQLVGIRPTVGLASRDGIIPLALSQDTGGPIARSVVDAAVALDAVVGVDPADAVTARQAGLVPDSYTSELSDTALQGARIGYLPSMVGSNSATAGLFTQARATLEAQGATVVELTAPTGFSAVLNEGSGSTNEFLHDLNIYVENHLSPDVAQRTLQQIMDSGNYVTSRRSVYQQRNAVTDATYQAWAGPTGSHTLQLAAGKTLVTQLMDDNDLDAIIYPSTNAYGTIGTNMRLSPNSGMPAVTLPMGTTGAGQGGAAVGVNLEWLGRDFSEGVLLGLAYDFEQATHYRTTPTLYPALG from the coding sequence ATGATCTACGACGACGGCCCCTTCGATCTCGTCGAGGCCCCCACCCTCGACATGCAGGCCGCGATGAACGCCGGCGTCACCACGTCGGTGAAGATCACACAGGCCTACATCGACCGCATCGCCGCCTACGACCGCACGGTCGCGCCGGGCGGCACCCGTCCGCTGAACTCGATCATCACCGTCAGCGACGTCGCCCTCACCGCGGCGGCCGCCGCCGACGCCGAACGCGCCGAGCACGGCATGACCAGCCTGCTGCTGGGCGTGCCGATCGCGCTGAAGGACAACTACGACACCGCCGACATGGTCACCACGGGCGGGTGCGGATGCTGGAACGACAACCAGACGTCCACCGACGCGTTCATGGTGAAGGGGCTGCGCGACGCGGGGGCCGTCATCCTCGCAAAGGCGTCGCTCGATGAGTTCGCCTACGGCTTCGTGTCGGAGTTCTCGTCGTTCCAGCAGCCTGGGTCGACCCTGCTCGTCGCCTCGCCGTATGACACGTCGAAGACGGCCGGTGGCTCGTCGGGCGGCACGGGCGCGGCGATCGCCGCGAACCTCGCCGGCATCGGCTTCGGGACGGACACCGGTGGCTCCATCCGCGTGCCGTCGGCGTACAACCAGCTCGTCGGCATCCGCCCGACTGTCGGGCTCGCGAGCCGCGACGGGATCATCCCGCTCGCGCTCTCGCAAGACACCGGCGGCCCCATCGCCCGCTCCGTCGTCGACGCGGCCGTCGCGCTCGACGCCGTCGTGGGCGTGGATCCGGCCGACGCCGTTACCGCACGTCAGGCCGGACTGGTGCCCGACTCGTACACGTCGGAGCTGTCGGACACGGCCCTGCAGGGCGCGCGCATCGGATACCTCCCGTCGATGGTCGGGAGCAACTCCGCCACCGCGGGACTGTTCACCCAGGCACGCGCGACGCTCGAGGCGCAGGGCGCCACGGTCGTGGAGCTGACCGCGCCGACCGGCTTCAGCGCCGTGCTGAACGAGGGGTCCGGATCGACGAACGAGTTCCTGCATGACCTCAACATCTACGTCGAGAACCACCTATCGCCCGACGTCGCGCAGCGGACGCTGCAGCAGATCATGGACAGCGGCAACTACGTCACGTCGCGCCGGTCGGTGTACCAGCAGCGCAACGCCGTGACGGATGCCACGTACCAGGCGTGGGCGGGCCCGACCGGGTCGCACACGCTGCAGCTGGCCGCCGGCAAGACGCTCGTCACGCAGCTGATGGACGACAACGACCTCGACGCGATCATCTACCCCTCGACGAACGCGTACGGGACGATCGGCACCAATATGCGTCTGAGCCCCAACTCGGGGATGCCGGCCGTCACCCTGCCGATGGGTACGACGGGCGCGGGTCAGGGCGGTGCGGCGGTCGGGGTGAACCTCGAATGGCTCGGCCGTGACTTCTCGGAGGGCGTGCTCCTCGGGCTCGCGTACGACTTCGAGCAGGCGACGCACTACCGCACCACACCGACGCTGTACCCCGCGCTCGGCTGA
- a CDS encoding DUF4012 domain-containing protein, giving the protein MASASMHTRLRRVWVTTGVLALLLATGVAAWVGVRAVMVMTELKAASALTSDVRAALEGRDAAAMRDAMDAVEVHAAAAARASSDPVWRGVEFLPYLGPNLAGARVASVQLDAALRDVAGALLDLSEQFSASDEDHRVVDVAMLRTAAEPLRTAAETLHNASSEFARLDRTDLIPPLASGIDQLDEMVRSLAPTVQALADTSAIGPALLGADGERRILLMVQNPTELRSAGGIVSAFAEVRAVDGHLTLSTQRSSADFDNGRAVDIAIPTELTKMFGGEIGHFVMNTTMTDDFDLTARLSSAWWARAEGAVPDAVVSVDPLVLAALLEVTGPLEVDGQELSSANVITRLLVDPYIELSADQQDDLFQRALAVVFEALTTSDIDPLHLLDALAQPAADGRISLWSAHAAEQDLIVTTPLGGLAVRQQSAPDIFSIAFNDMTGAKMGTFLDVAVSVGSSVCRPDGFADVVVGVTLTSTAPADSAETLPGRMTGEGLAGIAPGDIGTLVTVTGPRGAFVGAVRVDGAPGSPVDTTLAGAVQLTEGVVLGPGQATVIEFHFTVPSELAASPRIVHTPLLIEPEITERKVVCP; this is encoded by the coding sequence ATGGCTTCCGCCAGCATGCACACCCGACTCCGCCGCGTCTGGGTGACCACGGGGGTGCTTGCGCTGCTGCTTGCCACCGGCGTGGCCGCATGGGTCGGGGTTCGCGCCGTCATGGTGATGACCGAGCTCAAAGCGGCGTCCGCGCTCACCTCCGACGTGCGTGCCGCGCTCGAAGGTCGTGATGCCGCAGCGATGCGTGACGCCATGGACGCGGTTGAGGTCCACGCCGCCGCGGCGGCGCGGGCAAGCAGCGATCCGGTCTGGCGAGGCGTGGAATTTCTGCCCTACCTCGGCCCCAATCTGGCGGGCGCCCGCGTGGCATCTGTTCAACTCGACGCCGCGCTGCGCGATGTCGCCGGTGCGCTGCTTGATCTTTCAGAGCAGTTCTCAGCATCAGACGAGGATCACCGTGTGGTTGATGTCGCGATGCTGCGCACCGCGGCCGAGCCTCTGCGTACCGCAGCGGAAACCCTCCACAACGCATCGTCCGAGTTCGCCCGCCTGGATCGCACTGATCTGATTCCCCCCTTGGCATCGGGCATCGACCAGCTCGACGAGATGGTGCGCAGTCTCGCTCCTACCGTGCAAGCGCTGGCGGATACCAGCGCGATTGGGCCGGCCCTGCTCGGAGCAGACGGGGAGCGGCGGATTTTGCTCATGGTGCAGAACCCCACCGAGCTGCGGTCCGCAGGCGGGATCGTCAGCGCTTTTGCGGAGGTGCGCGCGGTTGATGGTCATCTCACTCTTTCGACGCAACGTAGTTCAGCCGACTTCGACAACGGCCGCGCGGTTGACATCGCGATTCCCACTGAGCTGACCAAGATGTTCGGCGGCGAGATCGGGCACTTCGTGATGAATACCACGATGACCGATGACTTCGACCTCACCGCTCGTCTCTCATCAGCATGGTGGGCTCGGGCGGAGGGAGCGGTTCCAGATGCGGTGGTGTCGGTAGACCCGCTCGTGCTCGCCGCCCTGCTCGAGGTCACGGGACCCCTGGAAGTCGACGGCCAGGAGCTCTCTTCGGCGAATGTCATAACGCGCTTGCTTGTGGACCCGTACATCGAGCTATCCGCCGATCAGCAAGATGATCTGTTCCAGCGCGCGCTGGCAGTCGTGTTCGAGGCGCTGACGACGTCCGACATCGATCCACTTCATCTGCTTGACGCTTTGGCGCAGCCCGCGGCGGACGGTCGCATCTCATTGTGGAGCGCCCACGCCGCGGAGCAGGACCTCATCGTCACGACACCCTTAGGCGGGCTCGCCGTCCGCCAGCAGAGCGCCCCGGACATCTTCAGCATCGCTTTCAACGATATGACCGGCGCGAAGATGGGGACTTTCCTCGATGTGGCGGTCTCGGTTGGATCGTCGGTGTGTCGTCCGGATGGCTTTGCCGACGTCGTCGTGGGGGTCACGTTGACCAGCACAGCGCCGGCCGATTCCGCCGAGACCCTTCCCGGTCGGATGACGGGGGAGGGGCTCGCGGGCATCGCCCCGGGCGACATCGGGACTCTCGTCACCGTGACGGGGCCACGGGGTGCATTCGTCGGAGCTGTACGCGTCGACGGCGCACCCGGGTCGCCGGTCGATACAACGCTTGCCGGCGCCGTACAGCTGACAGAGGGGGTTGTCCTCGGACCAGGGCAGGCGACCGTCATCGAGTTCCATTTCACCGTGCCATCGGAACTCGCGGCCTCGCCCCGAATCGTCCATACTCCACTGCTCATCGAGCCAGAGATCACTGAACGGAAGGTGGTCTGCCCATGA
- a CDS encoding UDP-glucose dehydrogenase family protein → MRLSVIGCGYLGAVHAAAMASIGHEVVGIDVDARKIEALSKGEAPFFEPGLPEILAEGIASGRLTFTTDMSAASGAKVHFIGVGTPQQKDGYAADLTYVNAAVDALLPYLSPGDIVAGKSTVPVGTAAELAPRIEAAGATLVWNPEFLREGFAVQDTIDPDRLVVGVAGGVGVSSRFARSTTGEGDAGGGGVSSRSSLARSTTGEVDAASVLREVYAPAVAKGTPFIVTDLATAELVKVAANAFLATKISFINAMAEIAEVTGADVTQLADAIGHDVRIGRRFLGAGIGFGGGCLPKDIRAFSARAEELGRGESVAFLREVDEINLRRRDRAVQLVVDALGGQVFQKKVTVLGAAFKPYSDDIRDSPALDVAVRLYGLGAQVTVTDPEAIDNARRAHPQLTYVADRDEAIRDADALVLVTEWDEYRRELAPSHASTLTAGRVIVDGRNGLDPAAWRAEGWTYLGMGRP, encoded by the coding sequence ATGCGTCTGTCTGTCATCGGCTGCGGGTATCTGGGGGCTGTCCACGCGGCGGCTATGGCGTCCATCGGACACGAGGTCGTCGGCATCGACGTCGACGCGCGGAAGATCGAGGCCCTCTCCAAGGGGGAGGCACCGTTCTTCGAGCCGGGGCTGCCTGAGATCCTCGCCGAGGGCATCGCGTCGGGGCGGCTGACCTTCACGACCGACATGTCCGCGGCATCCGGAGCCAAGGTGCACTTCATCGGCGTCGGCACCCCGCAGCAGAAGGACGGCTACGCCGCCGACCTCACCTACGTGAACGCTGCGGTCGACGCTCTCCTGCCCTACCTGTCGCCGGGCGACATCGTCGCCGGCAAGTCGACTGTGCCGGTCGGCACCGCCGCCGAGCTCGCGCCGCGGATCGAGGCGGCAGGGGCGACGCTCGTGTGGAACCCGGAGTTCCTGCGCGAGGGGTTTGCGGTGCAGGACACCATCGACCCGGACCGGCTGGTGGTCGGGGTCGCGGGGGGTGTGGGCGTTTCGTCTCGCTTCGCTCGCTCAACGACCGGAGAGGGGGACGCGGGCGGTGGGGGCGTTTCGTCTCGCTCGTCCCTCGCTCGCTCAACGACCGGGGAGGTGGACGCGGCATCCGTTCTTCGTGAGGTGTACGCACCGGCCGTCGCGAAGGGCACGCCGTTCATCGTCACCGACCTCGCGACGGCGGAGCTCGTGAAGGTCGCGGCCAACGCGTTTCTCGCGACCAAGATCAGCTTCATCAATGCGATGGCCGAGATCGCCGAGGTCACCGGCGCCGACGTCACCCAGCTCGCCGACGCGATCGGGCACGACGTGCGGATCGGGCGGCGATTCCTGGGTGCGGGCATCGGGTTCGGCGGCGGATGCCTGCCCAAAGACATCCGCGCCTTCAGCGCCCGTGCCGAGGAACTCGGTCGCGGCGAATCGGTCGCGTTCCTGCGCGAAGTCGACGAGATCAACCTGCGCCGTCGCGATCGAGCCGTGCAGCTCGTCGTCGATGCCCTCGGCGGACAGGTGTTCCAGAAGAAGGTCACTGTGCTCGGCGCCGCGTTCAAGCCCTACTCCGACGACATCCGCGACTCCCCCGCGCTCGACGTCGCCGTCCGTCTGTACGGGCTCGGCGCGCAGGTCACCGTCACCGACCCCGAAGCCATCGACAACGCCCGCCGCGCGCACCCGCAACTGACCTACGTCGCCGATCGCGACGAAGCGATCCGCGACGCCGACGCGCTCGTACTCGTCACCGAGTGGGACGAATACCGCCGCGAACTCGCACCCTCCCACGCGTCCACGCTCACCGCCGGCCGTGTGATCGTCGACGGCCGCAACGGCCTCGACCCCGCCGCCTGGCGCGCCGAGGGGTGGACCTATCTGGGGATGGGGCGGCCGTAG
- a CDS encoding Ppx/GppA phosphatase family protein produces the protein MRLGVLDIGSNTVHLLVADVHPGGRPLATTSQRTVLRLMRYLEPDGSISETGVQALVDAVTQARETAQAENVAELLATATSAVREATNGADVIARIEAALGQDLQVLGGESEARFTFLAVRRWFGWSAGQILLFDIGGGSLELAAGADELPDVAASVPLGAGRTTVEFLPLDPPGEDAVEVLRAHARATLAPVAEMMADQPRPSHVVGSSKAIRSLAKLAGYPVPGWSGSERMLLPRGALGSWIPRLARIPASARQELPGITPDRTFQIVAAAVVLQTAMTVLDVDELEVSPWALREGVLLRYIESLSWSEPA, from the coding sequence ATGCGTCTGGGAGTCCTCGACATCGGCTCGAACACGGTCCACCTGCTCGTCGCCGACGTCCACCCGGGCGGCCGGCCGCTCGCGACCACGAGTCAGCGCACCGTGTTGCGGCTCATGCGCTACCTCGAGCCCGACGGCTCGATCAGTGAGACCGGCGTGCAGGCGCTGGTGGATGCCGTGACGCAGGCCCGCGAGACCGCACAGGCCGAGAACGTCGCGGAACTCCTCGCCACCGCGACGAGCGCCGTCCGCGAGGCGACGAACGGCGCCGACGTCATCGCCCGCATCGAGGCCGCGCTCGGTCAGGACCTGCAGGTGCTCGGCGGCGAGAGCGAGGCGCGGTTCACGTTCCTCGCGGTGCGCCGCTGGTTCGGGTGGTCGGCGGGGCAGATCCTGCTGTTCGACATCGGCGGCGGTTCGCTGGAGCTCGCCGCGGGAGCCGACGAGCTGCCGGACGTCGCGGCATCCGTCCCCCTGGGCGCCGGCCGCACGACGGTGGAGTTCCTGCCGCTCGACCCGCCCGGCGAGGACGCCGTCGAGGTCCTGCGCGCGCACGCCCGCGCGACGCTCGCTCCGGTGGCGGAGATGATGGCCGATCAGCCGCGCCCGAGCCACGTCGTCGGCTCGTCGAAGGCGATCCGGTCGCTCGCGAAGCTCGCCGGGTATCCGGTGCCGGGGTGGAGCGGGAGCGAGCGGATGCTGCTTCCGCGCGGCGCGCTCGGCTCGTGGATTCCGCGGCTCGCCCGCATCCCGGCATCCGCCCGGCAGGAGTTGCCGGGGATCACGCCCGACCGGACGTTCCAGATCGTCGCGGCCGCCGTCGTGCTGCAAACGGCGATGACGGTGCTCGACGTCGATGAGCTCGAGGTCTCACCGTGGGCGCTGCGCGAGGGTGTGCTGCTGCGCTACATCGAGTCACTGAGCTGGAGCGAGCCCGCCTGA
- the rplM gene encoding 50S ribosomal protein L13 has protein sequence MTRTYTPKAGEVTREWVVIDATDVVLGRLASHAAAILRGKHKPTFANHIDTGDFVVIVNAEKVALTGQKLQKKMAYRHSGYPGGLTATSYAELLEKNPVRAVEKAVRGMLPKNSLGRQQLSKLKVYAGAEHPHAAQQPTPYTFGQVAQ, from the coding sequence GTGACGCGCACCTACACCCCCAAGGCCGGTGAAGTGACCCGTGAGTGGGTCGTCATCGACGCGACCGACGTCGTCCTCGGACGCCTCGCCTCGCACGCCGCCGCGATCCTCCGCGGCAAGCACAAGCCCACCTTCGCGAACCACATCGACACCGGCGACTTCGTCGTCATCGTCAACGCCGAGAAGGTGGCCCTGACCGGTCAGAAGCTCCAGAAGAAGATGGCCTACCGCCACTCCGGCTACCCGGGCGGCCTCACGGCCACCAGCTACGCCGAGCTTCTCGAGAAGAACCCGGTCCGCGCCGTGGAGAAGGCCGTCCGCGGCATGCTCCCCAAGAACAGCCTGGGTCGCCAGCAGCTGTCGAAGCTGAAGGTCTACGCCGGTGCCGAGCACCCGCACGCGGCCCAGCAGCCCACCCCGTACACCTTCGGCCAGGTCGCCCAGTAA
- the glmM gene encoding phosphoglucosamine mutase codes for MALFGTDGVRGLANGPLTADLALTLAQATAVVLGQGRIAEARKAAGKRLTAVVARDPRISGQFLSAAVEAGLASSGVDVLDAGTLPTPAAAFLIGDIDADFGVMISASHNPAPDNGIKIFARGGVKLPDLVEQRIEEAMTGEKLRPTGGDVGRVVRFADAEDRYAIHLLASLPHRLDGLHVVLDCAHGAASGVSPETFRNAGAKVTVIGADPDGININDGVGSTHLDKLAAEVVRVGADVGIAHDGDADRCLAVDANGTVVDGDQIMAILAVAMKARGQLASNTLVATVMSNLGLHRAMAEHGIHVETTGVGDRYVLERMNEGGFSLGGEQSGHVIMSRYATTGDGVLTGLHLCAEMARTGRSLAELASVMTVFPQVLVNVRGVERTRATDPDVASAVAAASAELGDSGRVLLRPSGTEPMVRVMVEAASHDDAQRIADQLAAVVRG; via the coding sequence ATGGCGCTGTTCGGAACGGACGGTGTGCGGGGTCTCGCGAACGGCCCCCTCACCGCTGATCTGGCGCTCACCCTGGCCCAGGCGACTGCTGTCGTCCTGGGCCAGGGGCGTATCGCCGAGGCGCGCAAGGCCGCCGGCAAGCGGCTCACCGCCGTCGTCGCGCGCGACCCCCGCATCTCGGGGCAGTTCCTCTCCGCCGCGGTCGAGGCCGGCCTCGCCTCCTCCGGCGTCGACGTGCTCGACGCCGGCACTCTCCCGACGCCGGCGGCGGCGTTCCTGATCGGCGACATCGACGCCGACTTCGGGGTCATGATCTCGGCATCCCACAATCCCGCTCCCGACAACGGGATCAAGATCTTCGCGCGCGGCGGCGTCAAACTGCCCGACCTCGTCGAACAGCGCATCGAAGAGGCGATGACCGGTGAGAAGCTGCGCCCGACCGGCGGCGACGTCGGCCGCGTGGTGCGCTTCGCCGACGCGGAGGACCGCTACGCGATCCACCTGCTCGCCTCACTCCCGCATCGCCTCGACGGCCTGCACGTCGTGCTCGACTGCGCGCACGGTGCGGCATCGGGCGTCTCGCCCGAGACGTTCCGCAACGCCGGCGCGAAGGTCACCGTCATCGGGGCCGACCCGGACGGCATCAACATCAACGACGGCGTCGGCTCGACGCACCTCGACAAGCTCGCGGCGGAGGTCGTGCGCGTCGGCGCCGACGTCGGCATCGCGCACGACGGCGACGCCGACCGGTGCCTCGCGGTCGACGCGAACGGCACCGTGGTCGACGGAGACCAGATCATGGCGATCCTCGCGGTCGCCATGAAGGCGCGCGGCCAGCTCGCCTCGAACACGCTCGTCGCCACCGTCATGAGCAACCTCGGGCTGCACCGCGCGATGGCCGAACACGGCATCCACGTCGAGACGACAGGGGTCGGCGACCGTTACGTGCTGGAGCGCATGAACGAGGGCGGGTTCTCCCTCGGCGGCGAGCAGAGCGGCCACGTCATCATGAGCCGCTACGCCACCACCGGCGACGGGGTGCTCACCGGGCTGCACCTGTGCGCCGAGATGGCGCGGACGGGGCGCTCGCTGGCAGAGCTCGCATCGGTCATGACGGTGTTTCCGCAGGTGCTCGTGAACGTGCGGGGCGTCGAGCGGACGCGCGCGACCGACCCGGATGTGGCGTCTGCCGTCGCGGCGGCGTCGGCGGAGCTCGGCGACTCGGGCCGCGTGCTGCTGCGTCCGTCGGGCACCGAGCCGATGGTCCGCGTCATGGTCGAAGCGGCGTCGCACGACGACGCCCAGCGCATCGCCGACCAGCTCGCCGCGGTCGTCCGCGGCTGA
- the rpsI gene encoding 30S ribosomal protein S9, whose product MAQIADSIDQTPESYTTESAAAPAAAAPRPVLSVPGAAVGRRKQAIARVRLVPGSGTITVNGRTLEDYFPNKLHQQLINDPFTVLDLAGAYDVIARISGGGPSGQAGALRLGIARALNEIDAENNRPTLKKAGFLSRDARVKERKKAGLKKARKAPQYSKR is encoded by the coding sequence ATGGCTCAGATCGCTGACTCCATCGACCAGACCCCCGAGAGCTACACCACCGAGAGCGCTGCCGCCCCCGCCGCGGCCGCGCCCCGCCCGGTGCTGTCGGTTCCCGGTGCCGCCGTGGGCCGCCGCAAGCAGGCCATCGCCCGCGTGCGCCTGGTCCCCGGCTCCGGCACCATCACGGTGAACGGCCGCACGCTCGAGGACTACTTCCCGAACAAGCTGCACCAGCAGCTGATCAACGACCCGTTCACGGTGCTCGACCTCGCCGGCGCGTACGACGTCATCGCCCGCATCTCCGGCGGCGGCCCCTCGGGCCAGGCCGGTGCCCTGCGCCTGGGCATCGCGCGTGCGCTGAACGAGATCGACGCCGAGAACAACCGCCCGACCCTGAAGAAGGCCGGCTTCCTCTCGCGTGACGCGCGCGTCAAGGAGCGCAAGAAGGCCGGTCTCAAGAAGGCCCGCAAGGCTCCGCAGTATTCGAAGCGCTAA
- a CDS encoding glycosyltransferase yields the protein MTVELIRETEGRVRPRRNMSATSRDVRQTPSIALAHDYITQRGGAERVVLSIERAFRGAPVHTSLYEPRTTFPDFAALDIQPMRLNRFTVLRHNHRLALPFLAREVTRHRVDAEVLLASSSGWAHGIPTTGRKIVYCHAPARWLYQTDRYAGVPGENGSRGLRRRLVTLADVALGRHLREWDHAAALTADRYLVNSTVIQHAVREVYDIEAEVVAPPPATFTRSGPARPMRAVEGKRFVLCVARLLPYKNVHHVIEAVSGLDDVELVIVGDGPERARLETLAARVGGTHLSGRVEDAELRWLYENCAGLVAASYEDFGLSPVEAAAFGKPTAALHAGGYLDTVVGGQTGIFFEEPTRESIGEAVAIMLDTRWSEQAILAQAEKFCESRFIARLQTIVEEERARA from the coding sequence ATGACCGTCGAACTCATCCGCGAGACGGAAGGTCGCGTGCGGCCCCGTCGGAACATGAGCGCGACAAGCCGTGATGTTCGGCAGACGCCCTCGATCGCTCTGGCCCACGACTACATCACCCAGCGCGGGGGCGCCGAGCGAGTCGTTCTCAGCATCGAGCGGGCATTCCGCGGCGCGCCCGTGCACACGAGCCTCTATGAGCCCCGGACGACGTTCCCTGACTTCGCCGCGCTCGATATTCAGCCGATGCGACTCAATAGGTTCACGGTGCTGCGGCACAACCACCGTCTTGCTCTGCCCTTCCTCGCACGCGAGGTCACCCGTCACCGCGTCGACGCAGAGGTGCTCCTGGCCAGCTCCAGCGGTTGGGCCCACGGCATCCCGACTACGGGGCGCAAAATCGTCTACTGCCACGCTCCCGCACGGTGGCTATATCAGACTGACCGGTACGCGGGGGTCCCCGGCGAGAATGGCTCGCGGGGTCTTCGCCGCCGCCTCGTGACGTTGGCCGACGTCGCGCTGGGGCGTCACCTGCGTGAGTGGGATCACGCAGCAGCACTCACCGCCGACCGGTATCTCGTGAACTCGACCGTCATCCAGCACGCCGTGCGCGAAGTGTACGACATCGAGGCCGAGGTGGTCGCGCCGCCGCCGGCGACGTTCACACGGTCGGGTCCCGCCCGTCCGATGCGCGCGGTGGAGGGCAAGCGATTTGTTCTGTGCGTCGCGCGGCTGCTGCCCTATAAGAATGTGCACCACGTGATTGAGGCGGTGTCAGGTCTCGACGACGTCGAACTGGTCATCGTCGGAGACGGTCCCGAGCGCGCGCGCCTGGAGACGCTCGCCGCACGTGTGGGCGGCACGCATCTGTCCGGACGGGTGGAGGATGCCGAGCTGCGCTGGCTGTACGAGAACTGTGCGGGCTTGGTCGCGGCGTCATATGAGGACTTCGGGCTGTCACCGGTCGAAGCGGCCGCCTTCGGCAAACCGACCGCGGCGCTTCACGCCGGGGGCTATCTCGATACCGTCGTGGGTGGACAGACGGGGATCTTCTTCGAGGAGCCGACCCGAGAGAGCATCGGCGAGGCCGTCGCGATAATGCTGGACACGCGGTGGAGCGAGCAGGCCATTCTCGCCCAGGCTGAGAAGTTCTGCGAGAGCCGCTTCATCGCCCGCCTGCAAACCATCGTTGAAGAGGAGCGCGCGCGGGCATGA
- a CDS encoding CPBP family intramembrane glutamic endopeptidase: MAPSSSRSIAVVLFAPIVEELFFRGAVQRALQALLTRPARPLLPSRAAAAVAIGVTTIAFVGLHAVPYGGAVPLGAVLAPLLVGVGAGVLTAATGRIAAGVVAHVLFNAAGIALLLV; the protein is encoded by the coding sequence ATGGCGCCGTCGTCGTCGAGGTCGATCGCCGTCGTGCTCTTCGCTCCGATCGTCGAGGAGCTGTTCTTCCGCGGCGCCGTGCAGCGCGCCCTCCAGGCGCTGCTCACGCGCCCCGCGCGGCCGCTGCTGCCGAGCCGCGCCGCGGCCGCGGTCGCGATCGGCGTCACGACGATCGCATTCGTCGGGCTTCACGCCGTTCCCTACGGGGGAGCTGTTCCGCTCGGCGCCGTGCTCGCCCCGCTCCTGGTCGGTGTCGGCGCGGGTGTGCTCACCGCGGCCACCGGTCGCATCGCGGCAGGCGTCGTCGCACACGTCCTCTTCAACGCGGCGGGCATCGCACTTCTGCTGGTGTGA
- the coaA gene encoding type I pantothenate kinase, with protein MSTDDADTVTPVDSLYREVGRSEWARLAPGIPNPLTETEVVQLRGIGDRLDLTEVREVYLPLSRLLSTYAENTKRLGAETAAFLGEADSTTPFVVGVAGSVAVGKSTIARLLRELMSRWPGTPRVELVTTDGFLYTNAELERRGIMHRKGFPESYDRRALVSFLTEVKSGAAEARAPFYSHVRYDIMPDAHVTVRRPDVVIVEGLNVLSPPPTPNDVAVSDLFDFSIYVDADEDDIAQWYVNRFLALRQGAFSNPNSFFKVFAELSDAEAVETAMGYWNDINLPNLRENVEPTKHRATLVLRKAADHAVETVRLRKL; from the coding sequence ATGTCCACCGACGACGCCGACACTGTGACCCCGGTCGATTCGCTGTACCGCGAGGTCGGCCGTTCGGAATGGGCGCGGCTGGCCCCCGGCATCCCGAACCCGCTCACCGAGACCGAGGTCGTGCAGTTGCGGGGCATCGGCGATCGGCTCGATCTCACCGAAGTGCGCGAGGTCTATCTGCCGCTCAGCCGGCTGCTGTCGACGTATGCCGAGAACACCAAGCGGCTCGGCGCCGAGACGGCGGCGTTCCTCGGGGAGGCCGACTCCACCACGCCGTTCGTCGTCGGGGTCGCCGGTTCGGTCGCGGTCGGCAAGTCGACCATCGCGCGCCTGCTGCGCGAACTCATGAGCCGGTGGCCGGGGACGCCGCGGGTCGAGCTCGTCACCACCGACGGGTTCCTGTACACCAATGCCGAGCTCGAGCGCCGCGGGATCATGCACCGCAAGGGCTTTCCGGAGTCGTACGACCGCCGCGCGCTCGTGAGCTTCCTCACCGAGGTCAAATCGGGTGCCGCTGAGGCCCGGGCGCCGTTCTACTCGCACGTCCGGTACGACATCATGCCCGACGCGCACGTGACCGTCCGTCGGCCCGACGTCGTCATCGTCGAGGGCCTGAACGTGCTGTCGCCGCCGCCCACGCCCAACGACGTCGCCGTCAGCGACCTGTTCGACTTCTCGATCTATGTGGATGCCGACGAGGACGACATCGCGCAGTGGTACGTCAACCGGTTCCTCGCGCTGCGGCAGGGTGCTTTCAGCAACCCGAACTCGTTCTTCAAGGTCTTCGCCGAGCTGTCGGATGCCGAGGCCGTCGAGACCGCGATGGGCTACTGGAACGACATCAACCTGCCGAACCTGCGCGAGAACGTCGAGCCGACCAAGCATCGCGCCACCCTCGTGCTGCGCAAGGCCGCCGACCATGCCGTCGAGACGGTGCGGTTGCGGAAGCTCTGA